ACGAAACAAGTAGAACAACAAATACAAGCGTTTGTTCCTCAAGAGATTTGCCCTAAAACACAGACTTTGTATCTGGGTGCAAACAGCATGAAAATGCTCAGCAATCAAGAGATAACGGCTTTTAAAGAGGAGTTAAATGTAGGTGATGCGTTTATGATTGGTTTGATTGGTCGAATAAATGAGTTTAAAGGTCAACACCTCTTGATTGAAGCACTGAAAATACTTAAAGCCAAACAGCTTAATGTTAAAGCCTATATCGTTGGTCATGCGATGAGTGAAACCTATCTTGAAAAACTCAAACAACACGTACATGAAAATGAGTTGGAAGAGCAAATCACGTTTGTAGGGTTTACAAAAGAGCCTCAAAAGTTTATGCAAGCGTGTGATGTGGTGTTGATGACTTCTCGTAATGAAACCTTTGGTTTGGTTACGATTGAAGCGATGAAGTGTGGTACAGCAGTTATTGGAGCAAATTCAGGTGGTGTACTAGAAATCATTGATGATGAAAAGTCGGGATTACTTTTTGAAAGTGGCAATGCAGCAGATTTAGCAACTAAAATTGAGCAACTTTATAACAATGAAGATTTGAAAGAGAAGTTGGCATTTGCAGGGAAACAAAAAGCGGACACCATGTTTGATAACAGTGTTCAGTTTGAGAAACTCAAAGATATATTTAAACAATTATAGGATGCAGTGTGTTGATATTAAAAGATGAAGATTTTGTAGGCAAAGGGAATGAACGAGCCTGTTATGTTCACCCTGAAGATAGAAATAAAGCGATTAAAATAACCTATGAAGGGAATAATCGTAAAATCAGTAAACAGACCCAACTGGAGACCAAATACTATCAAGAATTGATTAAACGTGGTATGAATGATTGGAAACATCTGCCTGAGTATTTTGGAGAAGTAGAGACCAATAAAGGCAAAGGATTTGTGGTTGAGTTGGTACGAGATTACGATGGAGAGGTTTCTAAAACATTTGCATACTATTTAGAAAAAGATGGTGTTAAAGCGTATCAAAAAGAGCTTGAAGAGTATCGAGAGTATTTTGTCAAAAACAGCATTATTTTTAACTATGGGATGATGCCAAAAAATATTCTCCTTCGTAAGAACAGCGAAAGTGATTGTGATTTGGTTTTAATTGATGGGTTGGGTGATGTATCACATTTTACACTGCCCAATAAAATTCCCTATTTTGCCCGTCGTCGAATCAATCGAAGATGGATGAAGTTTGTAAGGAAATATTTACTAAAATATTAATAACAATGAGAGAAGGAAATATATGAAAGTTTTATTATTAGCTGGGGGATTGGGTACTCGTTTAAGTGAAGAGACAGATATCAGACCGAAACCGATGGTTGAAATTGGTGGAAAACCAATTTTATGGCATATTATGAAAATCTACTCAACGTATGGTTTTAATGAGTTTGTAGTACTTCTTGGCTATAAAGGTTACTATATCAAAGAGTATTTTGCAAACTATTTTTTACATCAAAGTGATGTGACTTTAGATATGAGTACAGGTAAAATGGAAATCTTAAACAATTCAAGTGAACCTTGGAAAATAACGTTGTTAGATACTGGTATTGACAGTATGACAGGTGGAAGAGTTAAGCGAGCACAAGATTTTGTAGGGGATGAACCTTTCATGTTGACATACGGTGATGGTGTCAGTGATATTAATATCAGTGATTTAGTAAAGTTTCATAAATCTCATGGAAAAGCGATGACAATGACGTCTGCTCAACCTGATGGACGATTTGGTGCACTTGAAATTGACGATAATAATCAAGTATTAGAGTTTAAAGAGAAACCAAAAGGTGATGGTGGATGGATCAATGCTGGTTTCTTTGTCTGTGAGCCAAAAGTATTTGATTATATCACAGAAGGTGATGGCACCATCTTTGAACAAGCACCACTGATGAACCTTGCACGTGAAGGTGAAATTTTTACCTTCAAGCATGAAGGTTTCTGGAAACCAATGGACACATTACGAGACAAACAGCAACTGCAAAAGATGTGGGAAACCAAAAAAGCACCTTGGAAAGTATGGCCTTAATGAAAAACTTATTCTCTGGAATCTATAACAATAAGACAATTTTAGTTACAGGGCATACTGGTTTTAAAGGAAGTTGGCTTTGTTATTGGTTGAATAAAATGGGTGCAAAAGTGATTGGTTACTCTTTGGAAGCACCCACAACCCCTAATCACATCTCTCTTTTAGACTTAGATATCGTATCTGTTATTGCTGATATTCGTGATACACAAAAACTGGATGAAGTTTTTGCAACATATAAACCTGAAGCGGTATTTCACTTAGCAGCACAACCTTTGGTACGTCTGTCGTATGAGAATCCTGTTGAGACTTATGAAACGAATGTCATGGGTACACTGAAGGTTCTTGAAGCTTGTAGAAAACACCAGGTCAAAGCGATTGTAAATATTACCAGTGATAAAGCGTATGAGAACAAAGAGTGGATTTGGGGATACAGAGAGAATGATCCTTTAGGGGGGTATGATCCTTACAGTTCATCAAAAGGGTGTGCTGATATTCTTGTCAATTCATATCGAAGTTCTTACTTTAATTT
This genomic window from Candidatus Marinarcus aquaticus contains:
- a CDS encoding glycosyltransferase family 4 protein encodes the protein MSNNKHILEVCLSPDLGGLELYMSRCAKELLATFNVTSVIASRSKLLDYFHNTDLEYEQLKRKSSFSIVASMKLAKIIDKKGIDIIHLHWTKDIPIVVFAKLFSKRKPKIVQTRHMTMTRFKNDFYHKFLYRHIDTILCVTKQVEQQIQAFVPQEICPKTQTLYLGANSMKMLSNQEITAFKEELNVGDAFMIGLIGRINEFKGQHLLIEALKILKAKQLNVKAYIVGHAMSETYLEKLKQHVHENELEEQITFVGFTKEPQKFMQACDVVLMTSRNETFGLVTIEAMKCGTAVIGANSGGVLEIIDDEKSGLLFESGNAADLATKIEQLYNNEDLKEKLAFAGKQKADTMFDNSVQFEKLKDIFKQL
- the rfbF gene encoding glucose-1-phosphate cytidylyltransferase, producing MKVLLLAGGLGTRLSEETDIRPKPMVEIGGKPILWHIMKIYSTYGFNEFVVLLGYKGYYIKEYFANYFLHQSDVTLDMSTGKMEILNNSSEPWKITLLDTGIDSMTGGRVKRAQDFVGDEPFMLTYGDGVSDINISDLVKFHKSHGKAMTMTSAQPDGRFGALEIDDNNQVLEFKEKPKGDGGWINAGFFVCEPKVFDYITEGDGTIFEQAPLMNLAREGEIFTFKHEGFWKPMDTLRDKQQLQKMWETKKAPWKVWP
- a CDS encoding YrbL family protein — encoded protein: MLILKDEDFVGKGNERACYVHPEDRNKAIKITYEGNNRKISKQTQLETKYYQELIKRGMNDWKHLPEYFGEVETNKGKGFVVELVRDYDGEVSKTFAYYLEKDGVKAYQKELEEYREYFVKNSIIFNYGMMPKNILLRKNSESDCDLVLIDGLGDVSHFTLPNKIPYFARRRINRRWMKFVRKYLLKY